ATGCCTGTCCAGCCTGGGAAGCCCTGGGGACCCTGAGGGCACCAGCTGTATCAGACTGGTCTAAACCAAGTACCACCCTCGCAAATGGAGCAGACTTTGGGATTTCAGCTTCTCACCACAGCTCTTTAGAGcaacacaaaagcaaaagcacagtTCAATCACCCTCTAAAGCTATCTCTAATCTGTTTTTTCCCAGCCTGAAAGCGAAGGAAATCCTGTCTCCTTGACcctgctgcatcccacagcCTTGTGAATCCTGCAACCGCTCGCAGAGCCCAGCCAGAGGGactgggctgctgctcctgtgggtttctgagctgctgcctcctgcacagTCGCTCCCAAAATCTGTCATATCCTTCCTCAGTCCTCGGGTAGAGGAGCAGGGATCCTGGGTGTTGAAGTCAGGGTTCCTCTTCATCTCTCAGCCCGGCTGTGCCAGTGATCACCACCCATGATCGgcttcctgcagctgccagctccCCACCACGGATCCATGTGCTGGGACCTGCCTCTGCTGGGAGCCTTCTCTGGAGAAACCAGGCATCGGCTGCCccaggtgggaaaaaaaaaaaaccacaacaaaaacccaaaatagaggaaaaaagaagcagccAGTTCCACTGGTGAGGCTGCGCAGCCGCCACGGCTCCCTCGGCCCCCTCGGCCCAGACGCTGGTGCTCGAGGGGTTCCCCAAAGTCACCCAGCTTCGGGGTGGGGGGTtgtcttgttttaaaaagagcagCATTTGGTTTGACTGTAGAGATGCGAggcggccgcccccgccgcctgGTCAGTCGCTGATTGTGTCTATAAATCCTTTCTCAGCTGGGtttcttaataataataataataataattattaaaaaaaaaaaagcaaaaagtctCCTTTAGCTCTGAACCTGATTGGCTGCTGGAGGCACCAAATATCTCCGGGGTGGCTCCGTCGGTGGCGCGGAACTGCCCGACTGGTGTTCGTAGCCCGAGGCCACTGGGGAGACCCTCGCCCTCTGCCCCCGCAGGCAGCAGGACCCggcagagcagggagccagGGGCAGGACAGCCCTCAGTTGCCCCGGTAAACCTCGATCTTGCTGGTTTTGGCCAGCATGTCGATGATGTGCGCCTCGAAGTCGGCATCGTGCACCCCCGTCTTCCTGAACTCCCCCGCGTAGCGGTTGTTCTCCCAGTAGTGATGCCAGTTCCCCCGGCTGTCAGCGCCGAACCCAAAGACGTTCACCTGCAGGGGCAAGGAAGGGAGTGAGCCAGAACTcatccccaggctgggggaCCCCCTTGTCTGGGCACCTGATGCAATGCCAGGgtgatttttctcctccctgtctccctgcacaGCCTTCCCACCCCTCAAGGGTGCCCATCACCGTGGTGTCAGGCAACCAGAGCAAGTGAATGCTGCTGCGGTTGGACCCAAAGAATCCACCTCCCTCCTTAACCCTGCAAGGTTCAGGATCCCAGCAAACCCACCCCgtgccagctgggagctgaaggAGCCATCACCTACCTCGTCGCAGACGTGGAGGGCGAAGAAGAGCACCAGCATGCCAGTGGAGGGATAGCGCCCGTGGTGCTCCGTCCAGCGGTCGTGGATGTACTTGAAGAAGGCAGGATTGTAGATCTGTACCTGGGAGGACGGGCTGGGGTTAGTGCTGGAGCCCCAGCCATGCCCCTGTCAGCACTGGCACCCCAGGAAGGAGCACTGGTAGCCCTGGGGGCTGATGGGGTAACAGGGGCTGTGGCCAAATAGGTGCTCATGGCATTGTGGGGATGAGCCCCCCGTACCTTTTCTTTGTCCACACGCAGAAAAGGCTTCACAGGTGCGTATGTgctgggaaaagaggaaaggcaGGTGAGCTCTCAGGGGTCCCACAGCCCCATCTCCAGCCTGAGCTGCCAAGGGAtgctctgggagggaggaaCCAGTGaactcccactgctcccaggggagctgTTTCCAAGGTAGGTGAGTCAccagcctggtgctgctggtgcccaCTGGGTACTTACAACCTGATCTGGCCAGTGGAGAGGGCACTGGCGATCCAGAGCAAGTCCAGGGTTTTGAAGGGCACCAGCACGAAGCTGACGTTGGCGGGCAGGTTCTTGGCACTCTCGGGGTACATGAAGTGGTGTGTGGTCCGACCACCCACGTCGCCCTCAAAACCCACTGTGGGGGCCTGGTTCATCCTGGGGAGAGAGCCGGGAAGGTCacaccaccctcccagccaccCCGTGCCTTGCAGGTGACACGGATGTCCCCCGTGAGCTGCTGAATGCTGCCAAGGAGCAGTTTCCCAGCCTGCTGATGCTCAGAGCGCCGGGATGACATGAGGGTcccccccagccagcccaggggaggtggcagggctggACCCACTCCCACCCATCCCAGCACCTGGAGGTGCCAGCATCTTGTGCTGCccgtggggctgggggtgggcagtGCCCCCCGACCCTCCCTCACCTCATGACGAAGTC
The Chiroxiphia lanceolata isolate bChiLan1 chromosome 13, bChiLan1.pri, whole genome shotgun sequence DNA segment above includes these coding regions:
- the ST3GAL2 gene encoding CMP-N-acetylneuraminate-beta-galactosamide-alpha-2,3-sialyltransferase 2, with translation MKCSLRFCFLSTAFLLVFVMSLLFTYSHHSIAYLDPGGLGGIHRVKLVPGYAGMQRLSKAGPYPRGCACRRCPAEEPGATDWFDGRYDGSVSPVWTKENMDLPPDVQRWWMMLQPQFKSQNTHEVLSKLFQIVPGEDPYRSRDPRRCRRCAVVGNSGNLRGSGYGPEIDGHDFVMRMNQAPTVGFEGDVGGRTTHHFMYPESAKNLPANVSFVLVPFKTLDLLWIASALSTGQIRFTYAPVKPFLRVDKEKVQIYNPAFFKYIHDRWTEHHGRYPSTGMLVLFFALHVCDEVNVFGFGADSRGNWHHYWENNRYAGEFRKTGVHDADFEAHIIDMLAKTSKIEVYRGN